The genomic interval GGCGCCGCGCGGCCGCCCAACCCCCCTCCAGCCAGGGCGGCAGCGGCTGGAGAGGCCCCGCGGGCGCTGTCCCAGAAGGAGCAGGACATACAGATGATGCTCGCCGCCGACGTCCACCTCGGCACCAAGAACTGCGACTTCCAGATGGAGCGCTACGCCTACAAGCGCCGCTCCGACGGTACGTCCACGCTCAAACCCCTCTTGATCTGGCGAGCTCTCGCGTCGCTTAGGTTCAGTTGTCCTCATGGATCTACCTTTACCCGTGCGCCCCCGATTTGCTGTTGGACGGTAGAACTACCTCGGCATCATGCGCAAAGTGGCAGCTTTGTGCTAGCTAGAGTCGATCTGCTGCGGATCGTGGAGCTTATTGGTGTTGATGCTTCTGTTCTTCTTTGAGGTGAACTGTGGAATGTGACGCGTCTGTTCTTTGTTTGTGATTCCTAGGCATCTACATCATCAATCTGGGCAAGACGTGGGAGAAGCTCCAGCTCGCGGCGAGGGTCATCGTCGCCATCGAGAACCCCCAGGACATCATCGTCCAGTCCGCCCGCCCCTACGGCCAGCGCGCCGTCCTCAAGTTCGCGCAGCACACCGGCGCCAACGCCATCGCCGGGAGGCACACCCCTGGTACCTTCACCAACCAGATGCAGACCTCCTTCAGCGAGCCCCGGCTGCTCATCCTCACCGACCCAAGGACCGACCACCAGGTGAATTTCTTTGCCATGACAAACTACTCCACTAGTAGTATATACTAGGTCTGTGTGTAAGATGTGGCGATGTTCATGATGGAGTCATTAATCTCTTGGATTATGTGCAGCCCATCAAGGAGTCTGCTCTGGGGAACATCCCTACCATTGCCTTCTGTGACACTGACTCTCCCATGCGATACGTCGATATCGGTATCCCAGCAAACAACAAGGGGAGGAACAGCATTGGCTGCCTCTACTGGCTCTTGGCCAGGATGGTTCTGCAGATGAGGGGCACCATCCTGCCAGGGCACAAGTGGGATGTCATGGTATGCCAGCTCAATAGACCTTTCAGTTTCCTACTAGTTGAATTGGGTAGTTGGGTTGCTTTGTGACTGTCTTGTATTCTTTGCATGCTTGTGAGGCTAATGTGTTTGCCCTTTGCAGGTTGATCTGTTCTTCTACAGGGACCCTGAGGAAGCCAAGGAGCAGGAGGATGAAGCTGCTGGAGCCCCAGAGTATGCTGCCATCACTGATTACGGAACAGCAGCTGGTCAATGGGGTGGTGACCAGTGGACCTCTGATGCGCCTGCTCCCCCGCCTGTTACTGGTGGCGAGTGGCCGATGGCTGAAGGTTTGTTCTCCTTGATTAAAAGTTCATTTGCCTTGTATGAAAACTCTGTAGAATTTTGTTTGGTGATATGAATTTGCCATTTGCGTAGTACTAATTATTTCCTAGGTTGATTATGTATCTGGTTGGTGCAAGGCATTTTAGTTACTGAACACAAAAGTATCAGACATGCAAATACTTGTGGTAGTTTACTTGGCATTTGATTAGTGGCATCTTTACTCAATATAGCATGTTGTTTATAACAAGTTCATGCCCAACAGTTTGCCCTGATGTCTTGACTAATGTTAGACACATTGCATGTTTCCAGTGTCCATTCCAAAATTATAGTAGTTTATGCTAAGGCCTAGTTGAATATTTTGTTGTACAACTGAAATTGATCACATCTTCTTTCTTTTGTTGTCAATTCCAGCTCCAGTTGCTGGTGGCGATGGATGGGATGCAGCAGGGCCACCTGTTGCTGTGGAAGGTGCCGTCCCTGCTCCTGTTGTGGCTGCTACTGGCTGGGACGCCGCAGTGCAACCCCCTGCTCAAGGCTGGGAGTAGACTAGGATGTCCCCTTGAGATGTCTTTGCGGCTTAAAGTTCATATTTTGTGAGGCATGAATGGATATCTAGAATCTGATGCGATCTGCTATATCTACCCTATGGACAAAAAACCCGTGTTTTAGGATTTTCTAGATGAACTTGTTATCTCTGCTATCGACACTGTGACGAGGGAGAGGGAGACTGAAAGTTGTGTTATAAGTTTGGCTTTCAACTTGTCTGTCTTAATTTTGCAGTTCTTATACTTGATGTTTCTATGCATTTTTGCTGGCTGTATCAATGTTTGCTGTTTGGTGTCTCAAATCCAGCGAAGTTGCTTTGGCTGTGAACCGTTGCGCCTTTTCCTTCCTGGTATCCCACAACTTGTGCCAATGTGTGCAGCGTGTAGAATGCGTCACGCTAATAAAGTTTTCTTTTGTGGCGCGTCGTTTTGAGTTTTTACATTTCTGCAGTGGCAGTTTGTGGATGTAGGATTCAGATGCCTGTTCTGAGGGTTTACATTTCTGCAGTGGCAGTTTGTGGATGTAGGATTCAGATGCCTGTTCTGAGGGTTTGACGAGGGCATATCCGTGGATCATCATGGCCCAGTCATCAAACACACAAGCAAGGCAACATCTCAAGCCAGATGCCCTAAACTCCAAGAGGAAGAggaatatatgaggaagaagatgaagaagaacaagaagaataAAAGTTCTGCTTTGTAGTCTTTGTGTTCTTAATCAAACTCCCAAGTTCTTTGAAGAAACTTGTGCAGAATACATCCTAGATGAACAATGGTTTGACTAGGATGCATTTATGTATTTCTTCAAGGAATTTGGGAGTAGGACTACGAAGAACCCGAAGTCTGATAATTACTGAAAGGCCGTCTCTTCTTCCATCATAGCAAAACCACTATGTGCTAGAAAGCCTAGAATGGATAATGTTTGCCCTTCGAATTAAGCTTAATTCTCTTACAAAGGAGCTCATGGGAGTTTTTGGCTCCTAGGTGCATATGCACCCATTGTCTAAATACACATTTTGAAAAATTGAAAAATTCGGAACAAAAATCCCGCGGGTATATCCGGACATTCTATGTGCATGCACAAAGTTTTGGTGAAAAACGACGTTTTTTGTGGCTTGTGTAAGAAAGATAAAAAAAATGCAAAATGAATAGTTGTAGTGAAGCgtaaaaaaatgtttttttacACAAGCCACAAAAAACCTCGGTTTTCACCGAAAACTTTGTGCACGCACATAGAATGTCCGGATATACACGTGAGATTTTTGTTCGGAATTTTTCAACTTTCCAAAATGTGTATTTAGATAATGGGTGCATATGCACCTTAGGAGCCGTTGCCA from Triticum urartu cultivar G1812 unplaced genomic scaffold, Tu2.1 TuUngrouped_contig_5386, whole genome shotgun sequence carries:
- the LOC125529157 gene encoding 40S ribosomal protein SA-like (The sequence of the model RefSeq protein was modified relative to this genomic sequence to represent the inferred CDS: added 140 bases not found in genome assembly), translated to MMSWGFSMATKSPRPIHFPPLAPPLTPLPPPPLLRGATRTLEPPTAMAAAAGEAPRALSQKEQDIQMMLAADVHLGTKNCDFQMERYAYKRRSDGIYIINLGKTWEKLQLAARVIVAIENPQDIIVQSARPYGQRAVLKFAQHTGANAIAGRHTPGTFTNQMQTSFSEPRLLILTDPRTDHQPIKESALGNIPTIAFCDTDSPMRYVDIGIPANNKGRNSIGCLYWLLARMVLQMRGTILPGHKWDVMVDLFFYRDPEEAKEQEDEAAGAPEYAAITDYGTAAGQWGGDQWTSDAPAPPPVTGGEWPMAEAPVAGGDGWDAAGPPVAVEGAVPAPVVAATGWDAAVQPPAQGWE